The following coding sequences lie in one Sorghum bicolor cultivar BTx623 chromosome 6, Sorghum_bicolor_NCBIv3, whole genome shotgun sequence genomic window:
- the LOC8075854 gene encoding protein BEARSKIN2: MAAFSSSNGVPPGFRFHPTDEELLLYYLKKKVGFEKFDLEVIREVDLNKIEPWELQERCRIGSAPQNEWYFFSHKDRKYPTGSRTNRATTAGFWKATGRDKCIRTSYRKIGMRKTLVFYRGRAPHGQKTDWIMHEYRLEDADDAQGGTSEDGWVVCRVFKKKCFFKIGGGEGSTSQGADAGGHLAVSPPPLGGHHDHARAAMAYMHPHPYYHHASSYYSQMQAPAPPHAAAYSHHVQVQDLLTNHRPTVDDGAGTAGYDFSGLPVEHHPGGGLDVGSSDGVATDGGGGQLAGEGRDQATGAAAEQWQAIDGFSNGGSAAVQQMTGAMSSGAQRGGEMDLWGYGR, from the exons ATGGCGGCCTTCTCATCCAGCAACGGCGTGCCGCCGGGCTTCCGGTTCCACCCCACCGACGAGGAGCTGCTGCTGTACTACCTCAAGAAGAAGGTCGGATTCGAGAAGTTCGACCTCGAGGTCATCAGGGAAGTCGACCTCAACAAGATCGAGCCCTGGGAGCTGCAAG AGAGGTGCCGGATCGGGTCGGCGCCGCAGAACGAGTGGTACTTTTTCAGCCACAAGGACCGCAAGTACCCGACGGGGTCGAGGACGAACCGCGCCACGACCGCCGGCTTCTGGAAGGCCACGGGCCGGGACAAGTGCATCCGCACCAGCTACCGCAAGATCGGCATGCGAAAGACTCTCGTCTTCTACCGCGGCCGCGCCCCTCACGGCCAGAAGACCGACTGGATCATGCATGAGTATCGCCTTGAGGACGCCGACGACGCCCAGGGCGGCACCAGC GAGGACGGATGGGTGGTGTGCCGCGTGTTCAAGAAGAAGTGCTTCTTCAAGATCGGCGGCGGCGAAGGGAGCACCAGCCAGGGCGCGGATGCTGGCGGGCACCTGGccgtgtcgccgccgccgctcggcGGACACCACGACCACGCCAGGGCCGCCATGGCGTACATGCACCCGCACCCGTACTACCACCACGCATCCTCCTACTACTCCCAGATGCAGGCCCCGGCGCCGCCGCACGCCGCCGCGTACTCGCACCACGTGCAGGTCCAGGACCTCCTCACCAACCACCGGCCCACGGTCGACGACGGCGCCGGCACCGCCGGCTACGACTTCTCCGGCCTGCCGGTCGAGCATCACCCCGGTGGAGGCCTGGACGTCGGCAGCAGCGACGGCGTCGCCACGGACGGTGGTGGCGGCCAGCTGGCCGGCGAAGGGAGGGACCAGGCCACCGGTGCAGCCGCGGAGCAGTGGCAGGCGATTGATGGTTTCAGCAACGGCGGGAGTGCGGCGGTGCAGCAGATGACTGGCGCCATGAGTTCCGGCGCCCAACGAGGTGGGGAGATGGATTTGTGGGGTTACGGGAGGTAA